The nucleotide sequence ACTTCCTGCGCCTCTACCTCATGGCCTACACCGGGCAGCGCATCATCTTCGGCATCCGCAACTCCGTTTTCGAGCATCTGAGCCGGCTGTCCTTCTCCTTCTACGACCGGGCCCGCACCGGCGACCTGATGTCGCGCGTCACAGCTGACGTCGACGCCCTCAGCCAGTTCTTCAGCCGCTCCAGCGTGATCGTGGTGACCAACATTCTCACCATTCTGGGGATACTGGTGATAATGGGCCTCTGGAGCTGGCGGCTGGCTCTGCTCTACCTGCTCATGATCCCCCTCATGGCCCACGGCATCTGGGTGTACGCCCGCAAGGTACGCCCTGCCTTCGCCACAACCCGACGCGCCCTGGCCGCCCTCACCGCTACCCTGCGAGAGAGCCTCGTCGGCATCCAGGTGGTGAAGCTCTTCGGCGGCGAGGCCTTCGAGGCCCGCAAGGCCGAGGCCCAGAGCCGAGCCTACCGTCAAGCCAACGTACAGGCCGCCAGAATCACCTCCTTTTGGATGCCCTATACGGAGATGCTTCTGGGGGCCTTCACCGGCGCCGTTCTTTGGTACGGCGGCCGGGAGGTGATCGGCGGCACCATCTCCCTGGGCATGCTGGTGGGCTTCACCAGCTACATTGCCATGCTCTTCCGGCCCATCCGCCAGACGGGCATGATGTTGGCCGCTAGCCTCCAGGCGGTGGCCGCGGCGGAGCGGGTCTTCGAGGTGCTGGACACCGAGCCCGAGATCAGGGACGCCCCTGATGCCTATCCTCTGCCCAGGCCCCAGGGGCATGTCCGCTTCCAGAAGGTCTCCTTCACTTACGACGGGGAGCAAAGGGCGCTGGACGGGGTAAGCCTGGAAGCGAAGCCGGGGCAGATGATTGCCCTGGTGGGGCCATCGGGCGCGGGCAAGACCACCTTGGTGCACCTGATCCCCCGCTTCTACGACGTACAGGAAGGCTCGGTGACCATAGATGGCCACGATGTGCGCTCGGTCACGCTCAAGAGCTTGCGCGATGCCGTTGGCGTAGCCATGCAGGACGTCTTCATCTTCGACGCCTCCATCAGGGAGAACATCGCCTACGGCAACCCCCACGCCAGCCAGGCGGACATCGAGAAGGCGGCTCGGGCGGTGCAACTGCACCAGTTCATCGCCTCCCTGCCCATGGGTTACGACACTCCTGTGGGTGAGCGAGGAGTGCGGCTTTCCGGCGGGCAGAAGCAGCGCCTGGCCCTGGCTCGGGTGCTCCTCAAGGATTCCCCCATACTGATCTTCGACGAGCCTACCTCCAGCGTAGATGCCGCCACCGAGATGCAGATGCAGCAGGCGCTGGACGAGGCGCGCCGTGGTCGCACTACCTTCGTCATT is from Anaerolineae bacterium and encodes:
- a CDS encoding ABC transporter ATP-binding protein, which gives rise to MRDDAGRGRNRRMQTSPQSPRAADSPLSAPRVGGRGQGGGPGPGAGRGQPQGRAWPVVQRLLGYMRPHALLIAGVLLALSASTAMELAPPWIIRYAIDTVIPTGVAREIWLAAAAIVGVSLVQGLLDFLRLYLMAYTGQRIIFGIRNSVFEHLSRLSFSFYDRARTGDLMSRVTADVDALSQFFSRSSVIVVTNILTILGILVIMGLWSWRLALLYLLMIPLMAHGIWVYARKVRPAFATTRRALAALTATLRESLVGIQVVKLFGGEAFEARKAEAQSRAYRQANVQAARITSFWMPYTEMLLGAFTGAVLWYGGREVIGGTISLGMLVGFTSYIAMLFRPIRQTGMMLAASLQAVAAAERVFEVLDTEPEIRDAPDAYPLPRPQGHVRFQKVSFTYDGEQRALDGVSLEAKPGQMIALVGPSGAGKTTLVHLIPRFYDVQEGSVTIDGHDVRSVTLKSLRDAVGVAMQDVFIFDASIRENIAYGNPHASQADIEKAARAVQLHQFIASLPMGYDTPVGERGVRLSGGQKQRLALARVLLKDSPILIFDEPTSSVDAATEMQMQQALDEARRGRTTFVIAHRLWTVQRADQILLLEDGRIVERAETGDGRSAHEALLAAGGPYSELVRLQLRGEVPTERPEEVRP